In one window of Candidatus Nitrosocosmicus arcticus DNA:
- a CDS encoding heavy metal translocating P-type ATPase encodes MSGACEYVPQTNGQLEHGEKLSERNLDMVRLAGVSVVTIVVAWLNLIPIEWLTNSIILLTVIVGGFPIFKESFMALSKGRINMELSMVLAIIASLFLLEFLPAIVITLFALLSEFLEEYIVQKGRKNIAMLYSRAPKKALLLRESTGDANQSGSETTFSSAREIPVEDLKIGDIVIIREGDNVPIDGSIIDGSSTIDQSTITGESLPIEKSVGDFVYAGTTNLSSRLEVRCEKISTQTAYAKIIRLVEESETNKAPIQKLSDKMATRLIQFAIGLSVLTFIVTQNLVTTLSVIVVAGACGLAVGTPIALLASNSKLAKNGVVVKGGIQIENISNAGTIVFDKTGTLAMGKPAVIQVISFSKDIPQNKILEYAAIVEKDVNHPLAKAIVEKAQIEQIKIEEQTAEDFKSGETIPKAIDTARSKENTIKMGRGVSVIYKSRRISAGNIKFIEEQFRNLYKMDDDLIDTKFSYFSSDRLSVKNPVNIDTDASPQLVLKNLNIDDANCEYIDNVTDKENIATVAEASSIVVIALDSEIIGAILLEDNLRDNAIEAITTIKSMGLHTVMLTGDNENIAKKIANEVGIEEFHANLLPEDKVTKIREIVKNQDVKRKKRTVIMVGDGINDAPALAESDVGIAMGKTGTDIVIETADVILMTENLTKIPHLIKTSQGTLFTIRQNFFGTLSVDGLGFILAFIGLLNPLLAAFIHVGSELLFMINSARLLKGN; translated from the coding sequence TTGTCAGGTGCTTGTGAATACGTACCTCAAACAAACGGACAATTAGAACATGGTGAAAAGTTATCCGAAAGGAATTTAGACATGGTTAGACTTGCTGGGGTATCAGTAGTCACTATAGTTGTGGCTTGGTTAAATCTAATACCTATCGAATGGTTAACTAATTCAATAATATTACTCACTGTAATAGTAGGGGGTTTTCCAATCTTTAAAGAGTCATTTATGGCTCTAAGCAAAGGACGTATCAACATGGAACTATCCATGGTATTGGCAATCATTGCTTCACTATTCTTATTGGAATTTCTTCCAGCCATCGTAATTACATTATTTGCACTATTATCTGAGTTTTTGGAGGAATACATAGTACAAAAGGGTCGAAAAAATATCGCGATGCTATATAGTCGTGCTCCTAAAAAGGCATTATTACTGAGAGAATCAACGGGTGATGCGAATCAATCAGGGTCTGAAACAACCTTTTCCTCGGCACGAGAAATTCCAGTAGAGGATCTGAAGATTGGAGACATTGTTATTATCAGAGAAGGCGATAACGTTCCTATAGATGGTAGTATTATAGACGGCTCATCTACTATTGACCAATCTACAATAACAGGGGAGAGCTTGCCAATAGAAAAAAGTGTGGGAGATTTTGTATATGCGGGGACTACCAACCTTTCCAGTAGATTAGAAGTGCGATGTGAAAAAATCTCTACCCAAACAGCATATGCAAAAATAATTCGCCTAGTAGAAGAATCTGAAACAAACAAGGCCCCTATTCAAAAATTAAGTGATAAAATGGCAACAAGATTAATTCAATTTGCAATAGGACTATCTGTACTTACATTTATTGTTACTCAAAACTTGGTAACCACCTTATCGGTGATTGTAGTTGCTGGAGCCTGTGGACTGGCAGTAGGAACACCCATTGCCCTTCTTGCTTCAAATAGTAAACTTGCCAAAAATGGTGTGGTGGTTAAGGGAGGTATTCAAATAGAAAATATAAGTAATGCAGGAACGATTGTTTTTGATAAAACCGGTACTTTAGCAATGGGTAAACCAGCCGTTATACAGGTAATTTCCTTTTCTAAAGATATACCGCAAAATAAGATTTTAGAATATGCTGCGATAGTGGAGAAAGATGTAAACCACCCATTAGCAAAAGCCATTGTAGAAAAAGCTCAGATAGAACAAATTAAGATTGAAGAACAGACTGCTGAGGATTTCAAAAGTGGTGAAACCATACCTAAGGCGATTGATACTGCTCGGAGTAAGGAAAACACCATTAAGATGGGAAGAGGTGTTTCGGTAATTTATAAAAGTCGTCGAATCAGTGCAGGTAATATAAAATTTATTGAAGAACAATTTAGGAATTTATATAAGATGGATGATGATCTGATTGATACAAAATTTTCTTATTTTTCTTCTGATCGATTATCTGTAAAAAATCCAGTTAATATCGATACTGATGCAAGCCCCCAGTTAGTTTTAAAGAATCTGAATATAGATGACGCTAATTGTGAATACATTGATAATGTTACTGATAAGGAGAATATCGCTACAGTAGCAGAGGCATCGAGCATTGTTGTCATTGCGTTAGATTCTGAAATTATCGGCGCTATATTATTAGAGGATAACCTGAGAGATAATGCAATAGAAGCAATAACAACAATAAAATCAATGGGGTTACATACGGTTATGCTTACAGGTGATAATGAAAATATTGCAAAAAAAATAGCCAACGAAGTGGGAATCGAAGAATTTCATGCAAATTTGCTTCCGGAAGATAAAGTTACTAAAATAAGAGAAATAGTTAAAAATCAAGACGTAAAGAGAAAAAAAAGAACCGTAATAATGGTGGGGGATGGCATAAATGATGCACCTGCATTAGCTGAATCAGATGTGGGAATCGCAATGGGAAAAACAGGAACAGATATTGTTATAGAGACAGCTGATGTTATACTAATGACTGAGAATCTTACTAAAATACCTCATTTAATAAAGACTTCTCAAGGTACCTTATTTACCATAAGACAGAATTTTTTTGGGACCCTATCTGTGGATGGTTTAGGATTCATCCTTGCTTTCATTGGCCTACTTAATCCGTTACTAGCTGCCTTCATTCACGTTGGATCAGAACTCCTATTCATGATAAATTCAGCTAGACTATTAAAGGGAAATTAA
- a CDS encoding DMT family transporter has translation MYFNLTSWSNNRNYGYLYALISAILFGSITTIAKPLLLTNITPLTLSSLTYLIAGIFAFFIFAIKKENKTTTKPSRKDYWFLFLIGIIGAALAPFLYFSGLQMTSASNTSILTNGEIIFTVLIALLFFKEKLSKIGYFGIVVSIIGIMLLSLEFKDYFYVNFNLGDILIVLSTLLWGLDNNLSKVVSKRIPSSITIVMVKSLIGGSILLLISTLLNESMKIDIMNIPYLLLLGVGGFGVSLYFFLKALRILGTLKSIMIFSSSSIFSLFFSFVFLKEVIGVPDVFAMLLMIFGIYLVTRDEAYNTPV, from the coding sequence ATGTATTTTAACTTAACTTCATGGTCAAACAATAGAAATTATGGTTATCTATATGCACTCATTTCTGCAATTCTATTTGGTTCAATAACTACAATAGCTAAACCATTACTTTTAACAAATATTACTCCTCTGACCCTTTCATCTCTGACGTATCTTATAGCCGGTATTTTTGCATTTTTCATTTTTGCAATTAAAAAAGAAAACAAAACAACAACTAAACCATCCCGTAAAGATTACTGGTTCCTATTCTTAATAGGAATAATAGGTGCAGCTCTTGCACCCTTCCTTTATTTTTCTGGTTTGCAAATGACTTCCGCGTCTAATACTTCTATTTTAACTAATGGGGAAATAATTTTTACTGTCTTAATCGCACTACTATTTTTTAAGGAAAAATTAAGTAAAATTGGATACTTTGGCATTGTAGTTTCCATTATAGGGATCATGTTACTTTCTTTGGAATTTAAAGATTATTTTTATGTTAATTTTAACCTAGGAGACATCTTAATAGTTCTTTCAACATTACTTTGGGGATTGGATAACAACTTGAGTAAAGTGGTTTCAAAAAGAATTCCTTCATCAATAACTATTGTTATGGTAAAATCACTTATTGGAGGCTCGATTCTTTTACTCATCTCTACGCTGTTAAATGAAAGTATGAAAATAGATATAATGAATATTCCGTATCTCTTACTTTTGGGAGTAGGAGGCTTTGGTGTATCACTTTATTTTTTTCTGAAAGCTTTGAGAATATTGGGAACTCTAAAATCCATAATGATATTCTCCTCATCCTCTATTTTTAGCCTATTTTTTTCATTTGTATTCTTAAAAGAGGTTATAGGCGTACCTGATGTGTTTGCAATGCTTTTAATGATCTTCGGAATATATTTAGTTACTAGGGATGAAGCGTATAATACACCCGTATAG
- a CDS encoding metal-sensitive transcriptional regulator, giving the protein MTHHKTPELKKRMARIEGHVKGIRRMLDEDKSYPEVVQQISAVRAALDKVIEVMVQDLVEHYVSQTTNPKEKAIILELKDTVSSIL; this is encoded by the coding sequence ATGACTCATCATAAAACACCTGAATTAAAGAAAAGAATGGCAAGAATTGAAGGCCATGTAAAGGGCATTAGAAGGATGTTGGATGAAGATAAAAGTTATCCAGAAGTAGTTCAGCAAATTTCTGCTGTCCGTGCAGCATTAGATAAAGTTATTGAAGTAATGGTCCAAGATTTGGTTGAGCATTACGTTAGCCAAACAACAAATCCTAAAGAAAAAGCTATAATACTCGAGTTAAAAGATACTGTTTCCAGTATTTTATGA
- a CDS encoding cupin domain-containing protein — MMSDEKDNVVFSKDYKSIEQYNLNGIIYKILVTGKQTQNKYSIIEITFPSGEESEIPLHKHGNEALVMHVIEGDFSFRYGKETLEGNKDTVLRFEKDISHSYRKIGKEQGKLLVTYTPAGLENFFKELGTSAMEDSKKYIQFDPVIVHLLESNYNWRFIFE; from the coding sequence ATGATGAGCGATGAAAAGGATAATGTGGTCTTTTCCAAAGACTACAAATCGATTGAACAATACAATCTAAATGGAATAATTTATAAAATTCTTGTAACTGGGAAGCAGACTCAAAATAAATATTCGATAATTGAAATTACCTTTCCTTCAGGTGAAGAGTCAGAAATACCTTTACACAAGCACGGAAACGAAGCATTGGTAATGCACGTGATTGAAGGCGATTTTTCCTTTAGATATGGAAAAGAAACACTAGAAGGAAATAAAGACACGGTGTTAAGATTTGAAAAAGACATAAGTCATTCTTATAGAAAAATTGGAAAAGAACAAGGCAAACTACTTGTAACTTACACTCCTGCAGGATTGGAAAACTTTTTCAAAGAACTAGGAACATCTGCGATGGAGGATTCTAAAAAATATATACAGTTTGATCCGGTCATAGTTCATCTATTAGAAAGCAATTACAACTGGAGATTCATTTTTGAATAA
- a CDS encoding sensor histidine kinase, which translates to MTIIGFVNRCKKKIDSCVSSTAPSVIIEGEPIKDARIASVKNRGIKLRYVTEITADNLAYCKEMLKFSEIRHLDGIKGNFEVADEKEYVAVATLYEAQPIPQLIFSNVPEIVEQQQFIFDSFWDKGVPAEQRITEIEKGIVPSITTILTDYKKAEIKEFDMIEKAEKEIQIIYSTPGAFHLQEKSGILELLKEKADQQKNLQISILVPIDLLVKKSLSLRPLTNAKNNNIHIQDIAPSIDIKIKSLVTDRSESLVMEIKELIDQELITIIGFSVYSNSLPTVLTYCSIFELMHNQSILSEELKHEGELKDEFINTAAHELRTPTQAITGYTEMNDELFDDLLRNRDKATDQEQANIIAKLHEYHESISRNASRLNILINNLLDVARFESNSNNGNIVLYKEKVDLVKEINEIIEIQFSNKLKEKGNKISFVNNSLGEQCGIYSDKLRLNQILINLIDNAIKFSKRDDSINIMIKDNNDFGFNLSETEVDTTNRVSNNDKSDHLIQEGDDEKSTEKQEMVYVGISDTGKGISSKIMPKLFEKFVTDSDFGTGLGLFITRKLVEAHGGKIWAFNNNDGVGSTFVFSLPGK; encoded by the coding sequence GTGACAATTATAGGGTTTGTTAACAGATGTAAAAAGAAGATTGACTCTTGCGTAAGTTCTACTGCACCATCGGTAATTATAGAGGGGGAACCGATAAAGGATGCAAGAATTGCTTCAGTTAAAAACAGAGGAATAAAACTTAGATATGTTACTGAGATAACAGCAGACAACTTAGCGTATTGTAAAGAAATGCTTAAATTTTCAGAAATTAGACATTTAGATGGCATTAAGGGAAACTTTGAAGTAGCCGATGAAAAAGAATACGTGGCTGTAGCAACTCTTTACGAAGCACAACCAATACCTCAACTTATATTTAGTAATGTGCCTGAAATTGTAGAACAACAACAGTTTATTTTTGATAGTTTCTGGGACAAGGGCGTACCCGCAGAACAAAGAATCACCGAAATAGAAAAAGGAATCGTGCCCTCTATTACAACTATTTTGACCGATTACAAGAAAGCAGAGATAAAAGAGTTTGATATGATTGAGAAAGCCGAAAAAGAAATACAAATAATTTATTCTACTCCAGGCGCATTTCACCTTCAAGAGAAAAGCGGAATACTTGAACTTTTAAAAGAAAAGGCGGACCAACAAAAAAATCTACAAATTAGCATTCTTGTCCCTATAGATTTATTAGTTAAGAAATCTTTATCTCTGCGACCTTTAACTAACGCCAAAAACAACAATATCCATATCCAAGACATAGCCCCAAGTATTGACATTAAAATAAAATCACTAGTAACAGACAGAAGCGAATCACTAGTCATGGAAATTAAGGAATTAATAGATCAGGAATTAATTACTATAATTGGCTTTTCTGTTTATTCTAATAGTTTACCAACAGTGCTGACCTATTGTTCCATATTCGAATTGATGCATAATCAAAGTATTCTTTCGGAAGAACTAAAACATGAGGGTGAACTTAAAGATGAATTCATAAATACTGCCGCGCATGAACTGAGAACTCCAACTCAGGCCATAACAGGTTATACAGAAATGAACGATGAATTGTTTGACGATTTATTGAGAAATAGAGATAAGGCGACAGATCAAGAACAAGCAAATATCATAGCGAAACTTCACGAGTACCATGAAAGTATTTCCAGAAATGCCTCACGATTAAACATTCTGATAAATAACCTATTAGATGTAGCGCGATTTGAATCTAATAGTAATAATGGTAACATTGTATTATACAAAGAGAAAGTAGATTTAGTTAAAGAGATTAATGAAATAATTGAAATTCAGTTTAGTAATAAACTTAAAGAAAAGGGCAACAAAATAAGTTTCGTAAATAATAGTTTAGGAGAGCAATGTGGGATATATTCAGACAAGTTGAGATTAAACCAGATTTTAATTAATTTAATAGATAATGCTATTAAGTTTTCTAAAAGAGATGACAGTATCAATATCATGATAAAGGATAACAACGATTTTGGATTTAATTTAAGTGAAACAGAAGTAGATACAACAAACCGTGTTTCTAATAATGATAAATCGGACCACTTAATACAAGAAGGGGATGATGAAAAAAGCACAGAAAAACAAGAGATGGTATATGTCGGTATATCTGATACCGGTAAAGGAATATCTTCAAAGATAATGCCAAAATTATTCGAAAAGTTTGTTACAGACTCTGATTTTGGAACTGGTCTAGGATTATTCATAACTAGAAAGTTAGTCGAAGCTCACGGGGGTAAAATCTGGGCTTTTAATAATAATGATGGAGTTGGCTCTACTTTTGTATTTAGTCTTCCTGGGAAATGA
- a CDS encoding response regulator produces MSALSPQSIIVVDDELELASLFKAFLKNEGYDVISFTDPVLALEYYKETADKHSLIITDLRMPGMCGIDLAKRIRNINSKVKIFLMTAFETKDLEDREEFKIARIDRLLQKPIRLSDLRVMINDALKK; encoded by the coding sequence TTGTCAGCGTTATCTCCACAGTCCATCATTGTAGTAGATGACGAACTAGAACTTGCATCTCTATTCAAAGCATTTTTAAAAAATGAAGGGTATGATGTTATCTCCTTCACTGACCCGGTATTGGCTTTGGAGTATTATAAGGAAACTGCTGATAAGCATTCATTGATAATAACAGACTTGAGAATGCCAGGGATGTGTGGTATAGATCTTGCGAAGAGGATAAGAAACATCAATAGTAAGGTAAAAATATTCTTGATGACAGCTTTTGAAACTAAAGATTTGGAAGATAGAGAAGAATTTAAAATTGCAAGAATTGACAGACTACTCCAAAAACCTATTCGTCTATCTGATCTCCGAGTAATGATAAATGATGCCTTGAAAAAGTGA
- a CDS encoding DUF1059 domain-containing protein, with amino-acid sequence MTKTINCREAGFDCDYVVKGETEEEVLKNIMEHAKKDHNIKDEGLTPEMKEK; translated from the coding sequence TTGACGAAAACAATAAACTGCAGAGAAGCAGGATTTGATTGTGACTACGTGGTTAAAGGTGAAACTGAGGAAGAGGTATTGAAGAATATAATGGAGCATGCCAAAAAAGATCACAATATAAAAGATGAGGGCCTGACTCCTGAAATGAAAGAGAAATAA